The Staphylococcus simiae genome includes the window TAGCTGGTCGTGGTGAATTACATTTATCAATTTTAATTGAAAATATGCGTCGTGAAGGATTTGAATTACAAGTTTCTAAACCACAAGTTATCTTGAAAGAAATTGATGGTGTAATGTGCGAACCATTTGAACGTGTACAATGTGAAGTTCCTCAAGAGAATTCAGGAGCAGTTATAGAGTCATTAGGTGCACGTAAAGGTGAAATGGTTGATATGACTACAACTGATAATGGATTAACACGTTTAATCTTTATGGTACCAGCTCGTGGTATGATTGGTTACACGACTGAATTTATGTCTATGACAAGAGGTTATGGTATTATTAACCATACTTTTGAAGAATTTAGACCACGTATTAAAGCTCAAATCGGTGGACGTCGTAACGGTGCTTTAATTTCAATGGATCAAGGTTCAGCTAGTACTTACGCGATACTAGGTTTAGAAGACAGAGGGGTAAACTTCATGGAACCTGGTACTGAAGTATATGAAGGTATGATTGTTGGTGAACATAATCGTGAAAATGACTTAACTGTTAATATCACTAAAACAAAACATCAAACCAACGTTCGTTCTGCTACTAAAGACCAAACTCAAACAATGAATCGTCCTCGTATTTTAACTTTAGAAGAAGCATTACAATTTATTAATGATGACGAACTTGTAGAAGTTACGCCACAAAGTATTCGTTTAAGAAAAACAATCTTAAATAAGAGTGTTCGTGAAAAAGAATCAAAACGTATTAAACAAATGCTACAAGATAACGAATAAGATAATTAAAAACGGAGCTAATCTATTAACGTAGGTTAGCTCCGGTTTTTTAATCTATGTGATTGTATTGTGGACGTTGCTTAGGTGTGTCTAGACGACTCTTACAATCATCACACATAAAAGTTCTTATTGGATTATTTTTAAGACGCTTAGCTTCAACAGTTTGTTCATCTATGTATACTTTAGTATCACAAATGATGCATTGAACTTGTCTCAATTTAAATCACCTCTATGTGAGTAACGTATTTAAATTGATTTGAATAACCGTCCTCTTGGTTATAAATAAAACTATCAACAGCATTATCGCTATATAAGCGTTTACCATCTTTAGCAAATTGGAAAAATAAATATGGTAGCAAATCAATTGGAATATCAATATGCGCTTTTTCATTAGATAGACGAATAATTTTAGCATCAATATGAGGTTCTGAATGTGTAAAAAATGGTGACATATTGATGACAAATGAATCTTCTAACACAGAACGTTTTCTATACTTAATTTCTGAGTTTAGAGTTGGTGGATTTGTTTGACCTTCTAAAATCGCTCGATTCCATTCGTGGTTATTATCGAAATCAACTGGTTTAGAACCATCAAAAACACCTTTTTCAAGGTCTTCGATGCGAACTTTTCTATCATCAAATATCCAAGTTGTACTATCTAAAGTGATAGGGAACTTTACAGCTCCTTTTATTTGTATCATTATCCCACTCCCTAAAATTTAATCTATGCTTATTTTAACATAAAATAGTCATGTCTCATTTTAAATCTACTTGCTTTTTAATATTTAGTAAGATAGAATTTTAGTTGAGACAAGAGATAATGATTAGAGGGGGAGCGTGTCATGACGAAACAATCTACGATGAATAATGCAGCATTAGATCAATTAACAAATGATGCAAATGAAATTTTGCATTTAATTAAAGTTCAAATGGATAATTTAACTTTACCTTCATGTCCTTTGTATGAAGAAGTTTTAGATACACAAATGTTTGGCCTTCAAAAAGAAGTTGATTTTGCAGTGAAATTAGGCTTGGTTGACAGAGAAGATGGTAAAAAAATTATGTTACGCCTAGAAAAAGAACTTTCAAAATTACACGAAGCATTTACAAATGTTTAATGTCTTTTATAATGAATGATTTAATAACGACGACATACATATTACGGCTTAATAACAATTAATGTCGTTGAAATAATATCTACTAGTTAAAAAAGTGACTGCGATATCATATATTAATGATATAACAGTCACTTTTATTAGGTTAAGATACATTGTTATGACATGGTATAAATAAAAAAGTGATGATATTTATCATATTATATTTGTGATAACAGCAGGTAAATGTATATAATTAATAGCAGAGATTTTTTACATATTTTAAAATGACAACATTATCTTACAAATTGTAGAATTGGATGACTTTATATGAAGAATTTAAGAGGAATTTTAAGGTATATTGGTAAAACATCAAAATTTATCGATTACCCATTGCTAGTTACATATATTGTTTTATGCTTAATAGGCTTAGTCATGGTGTATAGTGCGAGTATGGTACCAGCAACAAAAGGGACATTAACTGGTGGTGTCGAAGTAGCAGGAACATACTTTTATAATCGACAACTAGCCTATGTCATTATTAGTTTTATTATCGTCTTTTTTATGGCATTTTTAATGAACGTTAAGTTATTGAGCAATGTCAATGTTCAGAAATGGATGATGCTAGGCATTATTGCGTTGTTATTAGCTACTTTAATTGTAGGTAAGGATATTAACGGTTCTAAAAGTTGGATTAATTTAGGCTTTATGAACTTACAAGCGTCAGAACTATTAAAAATTGCTATCATTTTATACTTACCATTTATGATTAATAAGAAAATGCCTAGAGTTCAAAATAATTTCAAATTAATACTTAGACCGTTTCTATTAATTATGATGTGTACTTTCTTAGTACTCTTACAAAAAGACGTAGGTCAAACGTTACTGATTTTAATTATTTTATTCGCTATTATTTTGTATTCAGGAATAGGTGTTTCTAAAGTATTAAGATATGGCATTCCGACAATTTTAGCGTTTTTAGTAGTATTTATTATTGCGTTACTAGGTGGTTTCTTACCAACATATTTAACAGCTCGTTTTAGTACTTTAACGAACCCATTCCAGTATGAATCTGGTACAGGTTATCATATCTCTAACTCTTTATTAGCCATTGGTAACGGTGGAATTTTTGGTAGAGGACTAGGCAACAGCATTTTAAAATTAGGTTATTTGCCTGAACCTCATACCGACTTTATTTTCGCTGTTATTTGTGAAGAATTAGGTTTAATTGGTGGTTTATTAGTGATATGTTTAGAATTCTTTATTGTTTATCGAGCATTTCAATTTGCTACTAAAACAACTTCATATTTTTATAAATTAGTTTGTGTAGGTATAGCTGCATATATTGGTAGTCAAACGTTCGTCAATTTAGGTGGTATATCAGCAACAATACCATTAACAGGTGTACCATTACCATTTATTAGTTATGGTGGTTCGTCAATTATTAGTTTAAGTATCGCATTAGGGCTATTACTAATTGTTGGTAAACAAATTAAAATTGATCAACATAGAAAGAAACAACAAAAGAAAGTAGATATAAAACGACGATTTAATTAAATAACTAAGTCAAAGTTAAAACTTACTCCCTTCAAAGTAAACATTGTAACATGTCTGCTAGAAGGGAGTTATATTTTTATTAATAGAATTAAAGTGATTGTGGTATAGACATTTTGGTATTAAATCTTTGAGTACCTTTATCACAATAATTAAGTTTGCTGTCAAGATTATGATAGCTCGTTGTATTATTTTTCAATATTAGTTTTTACTTTGCTAACAATATTACAGTTACTTAATATATTACTATGATTTAATAACTAAATATTATTACTAAAATAAACGTAGATACTAGAAAAGTTTATACACTGATGATAAGATAAAGTTATTGTTATTGATAACTTTATATGATTTTTTATGGTATTTTTTAAATTTTAATTTATCATTAAAATAGCTTAATTGATAAATTTAGTATATCTATAGCAAAATATTGAACATTAGGATAAAATTTTATTATCTAATTAGTTAGAAAATTCTAATAGTTTAAGGAGTGTATCGCTATTGAAACATATAAAAAAGTTGCTTGTTGCTAACCGTGGAGAAATTGCAATTCGAATTTTTAGAGCAGCAGCAGAGTTAGACATTAATACGGTTGCAATTTATTCAAATGAAGATAAAAGTTCATTACACAGATATAAAGCTGATGAATCTTATTTAGTAGGCAGTGATTTAGGACCAGCTGAAAGTTATTTAAATATTGAACGTATTATAGATGTAGCAAAACGAGCTCATGTAGATGCGATTCATCCTGGCTATGGTTTTTTAAGTGAAAATGAACAGTTTGCACGTCGATGTCAAGAAGAGGGAATAAAATTTATAGGACCTCATCTAGAACATTTAGATATGTTTGGAGATAAAGTTAAAGCCCGTACCACTGCAATCAAAGCAGATTTACCAGTTATACCTGGAACGGATGGTCCAATTAGTTCATATGAATCAGCTAAAGAATTTGCAGATGAGGCAGGATATCCATTAATGATTAAAGCCACTAGTGGTGGTGGCGGTAAAGGTATGAGAATTGTACGCCAAGCTAGCGAATTAGAAGATGCTTTCCATCGTGCTAAATCTGAAGCTGAAAAGTCATTTGGTAACAGTGAAGTATATATAGAAAGATACATCGATAACCCTAAACATATTGAAGTTCAAGTTATTGGTGATGAATTTGGTAATATTGTACATTTATACGAACGTGATTGTTCAGTACAACGTAGACATCAAAAAGTTGTGGAAGTGGCACCTTCTGTTGGATTAACAGAAGATTTGAGACAACGTATTTGTAATGCTGCACTACAATTAATGGAAAATATAAAATATGTTAATGCAGGAACAGTTGAATTTTTAGTTTCTGGTAATGAATTCTTCTTTATTGAAGTAAACCCAAGAGTTCAAGTTGAGCATACCATTACAGAAATGGTAACAGGTATTGATATAGTAAAAACTCAAATTTTAGTGGCTGATGGCGCAAGTTTATTTGGAGATATGATAAACATGCCACAACAACAAGATATTCAAACGTTAGGTTATGCTATTCAATGTCGTATTACTACAGAAGATCCTCTAAATGATTTTATGCCAGATACGGGAACAATTATTGCTTATCGTTCTAGTGGTGGATTTGGCGTACGTTTGGATGCAGGTGATGGTTTCCAAGGTGCAGAAATATCACCGTATTATGATTCATTGTTGGTTAAATTGTCTACCCATGCAATTTCATTTAAACAAGCTGAAGAAAAAATGGTACGTTCATTAAGAGAAATGAGAATTCGTGGGGTTAAAACGAACATTCCATTTTTGATTAATGTTATGAAGAATAACAAATTCACTAGTGGAGATTATACTACTAAATTTATTGAAGAGACGCCGGAACTATTTGATATTAAGCCCACATTAGATAGAGGTACTAAGACTTTAGAGTATATCGGAAATGTCACAATTAATGGTTTTCCAAATGTTCAACAAAGACCTAAACCAGAGTACGAGTCAACAACAATTCCTAAAGTATCACATAACAGAATAGCCTCTCTGTCAGGTACTAAGCAATTATTAGATCAAGTAGGACCGAAAGGTGTTGCAGATTGGGTTAAACAACAAGATGATGTATTGATTACAGATACGACATTTAGAGATGCACATCAATCTTTATTAGCAACCCGAGTAAGAACTAAAGATATGATGAATATTGCTTCAGAAACTGCTGAAGTATTTAGAGATGGTTTTTCACTTGAAATGTGGGGTGGTGCGACATTTGATGTTGCTTATAACTTCCTTAAAGAAAATCCATGGGAACGTTTAGAACGCTTACATAAAGCAATACCAAATGTATTGTTCCAAATGTTACTAAGAGCGTCCAATGCTGTTGGTTATAAAAATTATCCAGATAATGTAATTCATAAATTTGTTGCAGAAAGCGCGAAAGCGGGAATTGATGTCTTTAGAATATTTGATTCATTAAACTGGGTAGATCAAATGAAAGTAGCAAATGAAGCAGTACAACATGCAGGAAAGATTTCTGAAGGAGCTATTTGTTATACAGGTGACATTTTAAACCCACAACGTTCTAACGTATATACATTAGAATACTATGTGAAGTTAGCCAAAGAATTAGAAAGAGAAGGTTTCCATATTTTAGCAATTAAAGATATGGCAGGACTATTAAAACCTAAAGCAGCTTATGAATTAATAGGCGAATTAAAAGAAGCTGTCGATTTACCAATTCATTTGCATACACATGATACGAGTGGTAATGGCTTGTTAACTTACAAACAAGCAATAGACGCTGGTGTCGATATTATTGATACTGCAGTAGCTTCAATGAGTGGTTTGACTAGTCAACCTAGTGCGAACTCTTTATATTATGCATTAAATGGTTTCTCACGTAACTTGAGAACAGATATTGAAGGACTAGAAACATTGAGTCAATATTGGTCAACTGTACGTTCATATTATTCTGATTTTGAAAGTGATATCAAATCGCCTAATACTTCTATTTATCAACATGAAATGCCTGGTGGACAATATTCTAATCTAAGTCAACAAGCGAAAAGTTTAGGACTTGGAGAACGCTTTGATGAAGTTAAAGATATGTATCGTCGAGTTAATTTCTTGTTTGGTGATCTTGTAAAAGTTACGCCATCATCCAAAGTTGTTGGAGATATGGCATTATATATGGTTCAAAACGATTTAGATGAACAATCGGTTATTGCTAATGGTTATAAATTAGATTTCCCTGAGTCAGTAGTGTCGTTCTTTAAAGGTGAGATTGGACAACCTGTTAATGGTTTTAATAAAGAATTGCAAGATGTCATTTTAAAAGGACAAAGTGCTTTAACCGAAAGACCAGGTGAATATTTAGAACCTGTTAATTTTGATGAAGTTAGAAATCAATTGGCACAACAACAAGATGAAGTTACTGAACAAGATGTCATTAGTTATGTGTTATATCCAAAAGTATATGAACAATATATTCAAACTAAAGAACAATATGGAGATTTATCGTTACTCGACACACCAACATTCTTCTTTGGTATGAGAAATGGTGAAACAGTTGAAATTGAAATTGATACTGGTAAGCGTTTAATAATTAAATTAGAAACAATTAGCGAGCCTGATGAAAATGGTAATAGAACGATTTACTATGCTATGAATGGTCAAGCGCGTAGAATTTATATTAAAGATGACAATGTGCAAACCAACGCACATGTTAAGCCAAAAGCAGATAAGTCAAATCCAAATCATATTGGTGCTCAAATGCCTGGATCAGTAACTGAAGTTAAAGTTGCTGTAGGTGACGAAGTTAAAGCTAATCAACCATTGTTAATTACTGAAGCGATGAAAATGGAAACAACGGTTCAAGCACCATTCGATGGTGTCATTAAACAAATAACAGTAGTTAATGGAGATGCTATTGCTACTGGAGATTTACTAATTGAAATAGAATCACAACAATAATGAAGCATCACGAATAATGTATACAAATAAGCACCCTAACAATGATGTAACCCAATCATTGTTAGGGTGCTTATTATAATGTTATTAATTCTGGTTCTCTATTTTTAGGACTGATAAATAAAAAGTGAATAAGTTAAAAAATAATTATGTATCAGTCGAATATGGGAGAGAACTTTAATTTTTAGCTTTTAATGCACGTTTAGTACGTAATATTAACATAATAAAGTATGCCATCATACCGAATAAATAAGTTATAAATAAGGCGTGGAATAAGGCAACTATTAAATTTACACCAGTCATGATAGATAGAGCACCAGTAACTGCTTGTAATATGACTAAAATCAATGCTGCAGTATAACCATATCTAACGGTACGATTATTTGGATAATTCTTAATTGCATGAATGTAAGTAATTAAAATGATTATAAAGACAATTAAAGCCATAGCTCTATGAGCTAATTGAACCCAATCTTGTTCAGAATGCGGCAATAAATCACTAAATGGTAAAGGAAATCCTCCATAAGCTAAACTAGCATGTGCATGTCTTACTAAAGCACCTGTATAAACGCCACAATACGTTATAATTGCCATAATCCAAGTTAAACGACGTAGCGGTTTTTTGATAATTAATACGTCAGCTTCATATTTTTGATCCACAGAGAAAATAATTAAAGTAATTAAGAACACTGATGAAAAACTAATTAAAGAAATACCAAAATGAAGCGCAAGAACGTAACTATTTTGTTGCCAAATTACAGCTGCAGCTCCTACTAATGCTTGAATTAATAAAAAGCCAACACTAATGATAGATAATGGTTTAATTTCTTTTATATATCCTATATTTTTCCAAGCAGTTATAACTAGCCAAAGTACAATAATTAATGATAAGCCCGATACAGCCCTGTGACTTAATTCAATTATTGTAGAAATAGGCATGAAGTCTGGAACTAGCGCACCATGACACAATGGCCAAGATGACCCACAACCATCTTCTGAGCCAGTTTTGGTAACTAAAGCGCCACCTAGTTGCACGAACGTCATCATTAATGTGGCTAGGACGCCAAGCCATTTTAAATTCTTTTTACTAAACACTTTTATACACCCCACAATAAAAAACGCATCTGAAAATATGACATACATATTTTTACACGGATGCATCATTTTAAATATTTATTTTCTAACACATACAGTATAACAATTATTTAAGTCATAATTGTGTCACAAAATTGACATTTTATAATGTCGTAAAGATGTCACAATTTAATTTTATTAAACCTGTTAATTTTATGCAAATTGATATATCATATTATTATATGAACAAATTTAAGGAGGGGGAAAATGAGTAAAGAGCACACTTTGTCACAAGATGAAAGCAGAGTAAACTTCAAAGAATTACAACAAATTATTAAAATGGGACTTGTTCAAGGTAACTTGATTCCAGCATTTGCAGGTGCATGGCTTGCGGTTGTAATGACAGGTCATTCCTTCCTATCATCGATACCTCAAATTATACTGATGCTTATAGGCTCTACATTAATTATGGGTGGTGCTTGTGCGTTAAATAATTATTATGATCAAGATATTGATCAAATTATGCCAAGTAAGCAAAATAGACCTACAGTTAATGATAGAATTTCAAATAAAAATTTATTATTATTAAGTTTCGGAATGATGTTAGTAGGTGAAATGAGTTTATTCCTATTAAATATTCCAACAGGTGTATTAGGACTTGCAGGCATAGTAGGATATGTCTCTTTTTATTCTATTTGGTCTAAAAGACATACAACTTGGAACACTGTTGTAGGTAGTTTTCCTGGTGCTGTACCTCCATTAATTGGTTGGGTAGCTATTGAAGGATCTATGAGTATAGAAGCAATTGCTTTATTTTTAGTTATATTTTGTTGGCAACCCATTCATTTTTATGCTTTAGCAATTAAACGTAAAGATGAATATTCATTAGCAAATATTCCAATGTTACCATCTGTTAAAGGATTTAAACGTACACGTGTCAGTATGTTTATTTGGCTAATTATTTTATTACCATTGCCACTAATGTTATCTAGCTTAGGAACAACTTTTGTTGTGTTAGCTACATTATTAAATCTTGGATGGCTTGCATTGGGTTTAACTACATTCAAAAAAGATTCAATTCAAGAGAAATGGGCAACAAAAATGTTTATATATTCACTAAATTATTTAGTAGTATTTTTCGTTTTAGTTGTTATCGTTTCACTAATTAATATGATTTAGATTAAATTAAGTTAGGATGAAAAATATGGGCGTTCCAATTTTACCAACAATTAGTACTTCATGTATCGTGATAAGTGCCATTTTAATTGCGATTGGTTGGAGATTGATTTGGAAAGGGGATATCGAAAAGCATAAAAAAGTGATGTTAGCAGCTGCAATATTTGCTACAACATTTTTTGTTATTTATATGAGTAGAACTATTTTTATAGGTAATACTGCTTTTGGTGGACCTGAAAGTATTAAAAAATATTATACGTTTTTCTTAATTTTCCATATTAATTTAGCAACAATAGGCGGAATATTAGGTATTATACAAATTGTTACTGCATTTAAAGATAAATTTAATATTCATCGTAAAGTTGGACCATTCGCTTCAATCATTTGGTTTTTAACAGCTATTACTGGTGTAACAGTTTATACATTATTATATGTACTATACCCAGGTGGAGAAACAACTTCTTTATTAAAAGCAACATTTGGTCATTAATTTAATAAGTGAATGAAATAAGAGACTGGTAGAACATAATATGTTTTATCAGTTTTTTTGAATTAGAAGAGCCTGGGACAAAATGTATTTTACACTTAAATTTGAGCATTTGGCAGTAACTGTCTGATTTTCAAAGCGTTGATAAATCACCATTTTGAAAACCTAGTCAGTCTTGCCGGGGTGGGACTACGAAATAAATTTTATATAAAATTCATTTCTGTCCCACTCCCATCACAAGTTAATCTCATATACTTTTATATTTTATAAAAAAGATTTATATAAAATGTAAATTACAGAAATTTTGTATATAGCTCCTAGAAAGAAAGGTTCTCTCCCAAATTGGACTGATATATAATTATTTTTTTAGCCTCGCTATGCCCAACCTGCATTGCATGAAAAAACTGGATAACCAGTTTTTCTGTGTTGGGTCCCCGGTCTTCGACTAGCACTGCTCCCTCAGGAGTCTCGGCTTCAAAATAATTTGTGCTTTAAATTATTCTTTTTTTATTTATCAGTCCTAAAAAAAATAGAGAACCGAAAGAAATAGTTATATATTATATGTTAATTTAAGTTGCAATATAATGTAAACGATGACTCAATGGATAACAGTCTATAAAACTAGTAAGATGTTATATAATACTGACTAGTAATTTCATTAATAAATTATTTAAAGCATAGTATCAAAGTAAAGAGATGCTTTAGTTATTGTTGTATTGAAATGAGCCTGGGACAAAACGTATTTTACACTTAAATTTAAGCATTTGGCAGTAACTGTCTGGTTTTCAAAGCGTTGATAAATCACCATTTTGAAAACCTAGTCAGTCTTGCCGGGGTGGGAGGGACCCGTCATAGAAAATTTTATAAAGGATTACAGTTGACACTATTAGTGCAACTGCATAGGGACCCAACAAAGAGAATTTCATCAAGAAATTCTACGGACAATGCAGGGACCCGTCATAGAAAAATTTTATAATTAAAATTTTTACTTTAATGTGCAAGACGGGCAAGGTTGGGCAAGAACTAGTAAAGATTGTAAATCTAACTAGTTCTAAATGTGCAAGACGGGCATCTACGAAATAAATTTTATATAAAATTCATTTCTGTCCCACTCCCAAGTATGATTGTTAGTATTTTAACTTGAAATTCTCTATACTATAATCTAATTCAATCAACAATTTGTAATGAGACTGAATGTGATGAAGTCTATATAGAATGACTCGAGTGGTTGCTTATTTTTGTATTGTTTTTTACAATAGTAATAATTATTTTTAGGTGGTTGGCTGATGAAAAAATTAGTAATTAGAGTTATTGGTGTGTTCTTTTTAATAGGCTTTTTAGTATATTTATTTTATTCGCCAAAGCTGAAATTTGATGTTTTAGAGAATCCTAATAAAAATACTAAAATAACAAAAAGTGATAAATACAAAATGAATAACCATGCAGAAAATCCGAAACCTAAAAAGGGTGTTGGCACATGGGTAGGTAAAAACATTAATATATTAACTGAAAAATTTGGACAAGCAGAACGTATTTATCCATATAAAGAAAAATATAAAAATTATGTTTTTAAAGATAAGAATAAATATTATATCGTCACAACTAAAGATAAAAAAATTGAGTCAGTATATGCAACTGGCAAATCTGTTAACGTAAGTCCACTGAAAATCGGTGAACATGTAGGTAAAATATTTAATAATACGAGTATTAATCCTGAACCAACATTTACAGTTAATGGAAAAAAATATGAATTTGAATTATCAGATGAAGACATAAAAACACAAATGTTAATCAAATATGGTGATATTTATGCACAAGTTTATACAGACCAACAGTCAAAAGAAATATTAAGTGTTAGATTTCTAACTAAAGAGATGTTAGCAGAAATTCAACCATATCAACTAAATAATAACTCATCGGATAGTGATGATGAAAAAGTTGAACAGCCAGTTGGACAAAGTTCTAATCAACTCATTTCATTGTATGAAGTAACCAATGAAATGAGAAAACTTAAAGGATTACACCCTTTAAAAGTAAATAGTGATTTAGCGCATATAGCTTCAAATAACTTATACGAAGCAACTTCGAGTGGTAATGATGGTGTAGAATTTACGGAAGATGCTTTAAAAGGTCAATTTGAAAAAAATAGTATAAGTTATAAGTCCACTGCTCAAAATGTGGGCTATGACTTTAATGACGTACCGACATTAATTCATAGTTGGATGAATTCAGATATTCATCGTTCACGACTTTTAAATTCTAAATATGATGAAATGGGAGGAGAAGTAATGAGAGATTACTATTCATTAATCTTTTTACAAAAATAATAAAATGAGGGATATATATGATAACTAGTGCATCATTGGACATTTTAGATGATATAGACGAACTAGCAGATATGATCGTCCAATCCGAGACGTATTTTCAATTTAAACAAGCTGAGCAGCAATTGGCGAATGATGATGAAGCACATTTATTATATCAAGCTTTTTTGAAATCTAAGGAAAAATACGATGAAGTACAAAGGTTTGGGAAGTATCATCCAGATTACAGACAAGTTATGATGGAAACAAGGCAACGTAAGCGAGCATATGAAATGCTTGAAGTGGTAATGTATCATAAATCAAAAGAAGTAGAGTTACAACAACTTATTGATGAGGTAGTTTTTAAAATTGCAGTAGCAGTTTCCGAAAACGTAAAAATAGAAGCGGGCAATCCATTTTTTCAAACTACACATCATGGCTGTGCGACTGGTGGTTCATGTAATTGTTCATTGTAATAGATATACAAATGATAAAAGAGGTCATCCGTTAATTTGGATGACCTCTTTTTGTAATGACGATATATAGTAACTTTAATTATTAAAATTCTAAGTAAGATAAATTATTTCTGTTTTACACCTAGCGTTGATTTAAATTGTTGAGCTAAATCTGGACGATCAGTAACTAAGGTATGTACACCTTTATGATATAAGTCTTTCATTAAATCAACACTATTCACACCGTAAAATCCTGGTACAATGTTTAAGTCATTTAACCAATTAATAAAGCGTCTAGAAGTTAAATTGATACCATTAAATGATGTTGGCATTTGGAAAGTATTTGCTTGAGGAAGGTATGACTTCCCAAGGAATAAATGGAATTTTAAAAATGCTTCAGTAACTTCTTGTTGGCTTGCACCTATAGCAATATGACCATTTGCAATTTTATTGAAACGTGCTATTTGCTGTCGATAAAAACTCGTTACTAGAACACGGTCTTCTGCATGATTGCTTGTGATAATGTCAAACATGATTTGTGGTGCAATACTACCTTCAAATGAATCTGGAGCATCTTTTAAGTCTACATTGATATACATATTAGGGTACATTTGTAGTAATTCATCAAAAGTTAAAATA containing:
- a CDS encoding DUF2197 domain-containing protein — its product is MRQVQCIICDTKVYIDEQTVEAKRLKNNPIRTFMCDDCKSRLDTPKQRPQYNHID
- a CDS encoding YlaN family protein encodes the protein MTKQSTMNNAALDQLTNDANEILHLIKVQMDNLTLPSCPLYEEVLDTQMFGLQKEVDFAVKLGLVDREDGKKIMLRLEKELSKLHEAFTNV
- the ftsW gene encoding cell division peptidoglycan polymerase FtsW; amino-acid sequence: MKNLRGILRYIGKTSKFIDYPLLVTYIVLCLIGLVMVYSASMVPATKGTLTGGVEVAGTYFYNRQLAYVIISFIIVFFMAFLMNVKLLSNVNVQKWMMLGIIALLLATLIVGKDINGSKSWINLGFMNLQASELLKIAIILYLPFMINKKMPRVQNNFKLILRPFLLIMMCTFLVLLQKDVGQTLLILIILFAIILYSGIGVSKVLRYGIPTILAFLVVFIIALLGGFLPTYLTARFSTLTNPFQYESGTGYHISNSLLAIGNGGIFGRGLGNSILKLGYLPEPHTDFIFAVICEELGLIGGLLVICLEFFIVYRAFQFATKTTSYFYKLVCVGIAAYIGSQTFVNLGGISATIPLTGVPLPFISYGGSSIISLSIALGLLLIVGKQIKIDQHRKKQQKKVDIKRRFN
- a CDS encoding pyruvate carboxylase; this encodes MKHIKKLLVANRGEIAIRIFRAAAELDINTVAIYSNEDKSSLHRYKADESYLVGSDLGPAESYLNIERIIDVAKRAHVDAIHPGYGFLSENEQFARRCQEEGIKFIGPHLEHLDMFGDKVKARTTAIKADLPVIPGTDGPISSYESAKEFADEAGYPLMIKATSGGGGKGMRIVRQASELEDAFHRAKSEAEKSFGNSEVYIERYIDNPKHIEVQVIGDEFGNIVHLYERDCSVQRRHQKVVEVAPSVGLTEDLRQRICNAALQLMENIKYVNAGTVEFLVSGNEFFFIEVNPRVQVEHTITEMVTGIDIVKTQILVADGASLFGDMINMPQQQDIQTLGYAIQCRITTEDPLNDFMPDTGTIIAYRSSGGFGVRLDAGDGFQGAEISPYYDSLLVKLSTHAISFKQAEEKMVRSLREMRIRGVKTNIPFLINVMKNNKFTSGDYTTKFIEETPELFDIKPTLDRGTKTLEYIGNVTINGFPNVQQRPKPEYESTTIPKVSHNRIASLSGTKQLLDQVGPKGVADWVKQQDDVLITDTTFRDAHQSLLATRVRTKDMMNIASETAEVFRDGFSLEMWGGATFDVAYNFLKENPWERLERLHKAIPNVLFQMLLRASNAVGYKNYPDNVIHKFVAESAKAGIDVFRIFDSLNWVDQMKVANEAVQHAGKISEGAICYTGDILNPQRSNVYTLEYYVKLAKELEREGFHILAIKDMAGLLKPKAAYELIGELKEAVDLPIHLHTHDTSGNGLLTYKQAIDAGVDIIDTAVASMSGLTSQPSANSLYYALNGFSRNLRTDIEGLETLSQYWSTVRSYYSDFESDIKSPNTSIYQHEMPGGQYSNLSQQAKSLGLGERFDEVKDMYRRVNFLFGDLVKVTPSSKVVGDMALYMVQNDLDEQSVIANGYKLDFPESVVSFFKGEIGQPVNGFNKELQDVILKGQSALTERPGEYLEPVNFDEVRNQLAQQQDEVTEQDVISYVLYPKVYEQYIQTKEQYGDLSLLDTPTFFFGMRNGETVEIEIDTGKRLIIKLETISEPDENGNRTIYYAMNGQARRIYIKDDNVQTNAHVKPKADKSNPNHIGAQMPGSVTEVKVAVGDEVKANQPLLITEAMKMETTVQAPFDGVIKQITVVNGDAIATGDLLIEIESQQ
- a CDS encoding COX15/CtaA family protein, whose amino-acid sequence is MFSKKNLKWLGVLATLMMTFVQLGGALVTKTGSEDGCGSSWPLCHGALVPDFMPISTIIELSHRAVSGLSLIIVLWLVITAWKNIGYIKEIKPLSIISVGFLLIQALVGAAAVIWQQNSYVLALHFGISLISFSSVFLITLIIFSVDQKYEADVLIIKKPLRRLTWIMAIITYCGVYTGALVRHAHASLAYGGFPLPFSDLLPHSEQDWVQLAHRAMALIVFIIILITYIHAIKNYPNNRTVRYGYTAALILVILQAVTGALSIMTGVNLIVALFHALFITYLFGMMAYFIMLILRTKRALKAKN
- the cyoE gene encoding heme o synthase, with protein sequence MSKEHTLSQDESRVNFKELQQIIKMGLVQGNLIPAFAGAWLAVVMTGHSFLSSIPQIILMLIGSTLIMGGACALNNYYDQDIDQIMPSKQNRPTVNDRISNKNLLLLSFGMMLVGEMSLFLLNIPTGVLGLAGIVGYVSFYSIWSKRHTTWNTVVGSFPGAVPPLIGWVAIEGSMSIEAIALFLVIFCWQPIHFYALAIKRKDEYSLANIPMLPSVKGFKRTRVSMFIWLIILLPLPLMLSSLGTTFVVLATLLNLGWLALGLTTFKKDSIQEKWATKMFIYSLNYLVVFFVLVVIVSLINMI